A window from Streptomyces subrutilus encodes these proteins:
- a CDS encoding MarR family winged helix-turn-helix transcriptional regulator has protein sequence MDDALAFSALVLALSGQLVQEIHARVSLQGFEDLRPAHGFAFARISSGDATTADLAEHLGVSKQAAAQLVEELVRKGYVVRHPHPHDARARLLGLTEAGLAATRAADQAARAAVAPWREALGEARFGELVADLTRLTPRGPIRPAW, from the coding sequence ATGGATGACGCTCTGGCCTTCTCCGCGCTCGTGCTGGCACTCTCCGGACAGTTGGTGCAGGAGATCCACGCTCGCGTGTCGCTGCAGGGATTCGAGGATCTACGGCCCGCACACGGCTTCGCCTTCGCCCGCATCTCCTCGGGCGACGCCACCACCGCCGACCTGGCCGAGCACCTGGGGGTGAGCAAGCAGGCCGCCGCCCAGCTGGTCGAGGAGCTCGTCCGCAAGGGATACGTGGTGCGCCATCCACACCCCCACGACGCCCGCGCCCGGCTCTTGGGGCTGACCGAGGCCGGCTTGGCCGCCACGCGGGCCGCCGACCAGGCGGCCCGGGCTGCCGTCGCACCCTGGCGAGAAGCGCTGGGCGAGGCGCGCTTCGGTGAGCTCGTCGCCGATCTGACCCG
- a CDS encoding cupin domain-containing protein, translating into MPFIRSDEAVTHEIHGVRFVSFVRPGTGSRDLAAWRGEVPAGTAAPAHVISHEETFYVLSGRLRLTIGGESAELDAGDAAVAPAGSELAVANTTDQPAHMWVTTRAGLSAVLPDGSTITPPWTH; encoded by the coding sequence ATGCCCTTCATCCGCAGTGACGAAGCCGTCACGCACGAGATCCACGGTGTTCGGTTCGTTTCCTTCGTCCGTCCAGGTACGGGCAGCCGCGACCTGGCCGCCTGGCGCGGCGAAGTCCCGGCCGGAACGGCGGCGCCGGCTCACGTGATCAGCCACGAGGAAACGTTCTACGTGCTGTCCGGTCGCCTCCGGCTCACCATCGGCGGCGAGAGCGCCGAACTCGACGCCGGTGACGCGGCGGTGGCTCCGGCAGGCTCCGAGCTGGCCGTCGCCAACACCACCGACCAGCCCGCGCACATGTGGGTCACCACACGGGCCGGCCTCAGCGCCGTGCTGCCCGACGGCAGCACCATCACGCCGCCCTGGACTCACTGA